From the genome of Candidatus Dadabacteria bacterium, one region includes:
- the hprK gene encoding HPr(Ser) kinase/phosphatase — protein MKNSENSYSISVGDFYGKFGEKLGLESISGENGLERRIISPSAKKPGLRMIEKKIELEHGNIQVLGRTEISYINGFPGRTQKKIISNLLSNDIPCFILSKGASPEKSFIEHFEKKGIPLFTTTLGTGKFITILNELLAEEFATRITVHGVLLDVHHTGVLILGKSGIGKSECAIDLIIQGSKLIADDVVEIRKIGSQTLVGVGPENIRYLVEVRGIGIVNIKDLFGTTCVMEKREIDMVIELHQWNSETEYDRLGLDTKTYSILDIELPYMVLPVSPGRNMASVIDVAVRNQILKETGKKIEIPSGTRE, from the coding sequence ATGAAAAACTCTGAAAACAGCTACTCTATCTCAGTCGGAGACTTTTACGGAAAATTCGGAGAAAAGCTCGGTCTTGAATCCATTTCCGGAGAGAACGGGCTTGAAAGACGCATTATTTCACCAAGTGCCAAGAAGCCGGGATTAAGGATGATAGAAAAGAAAATAGAACTCGAGCACGGAAACATACAAGTGCTCGGCAGAACGGAAATCTCCTATATAAACGGGTTTCCCGGCAGAACCCAAAAAAAAATAATATCAAATCTTCTGTCAAACGATATTCCCTGCTTCATACTCTCAAAGGGAGCTAGCCCAGAAAAATCCTTTATCGAGCATTTTGAGAAAAAAGGGATACCGCTTTTTACAACAACCCTAGGCACGGGGAAATTCATAACCATTCTCAATGAACTGCTCGCCGAGGAATTCGCAACCCGTATAACAGTTCACGGAGTGCTTCTTGACGTGCATCATACGGGAGTCCTGATTCTCGGGAAAAGCGGAATCGGAAAAAGCGAATGCGCAATCGACCTTATAATACAGGGCTCCAAACTTATCGCGGACGACGTGGTCGAAATAAGGAAGATAGGCTCCCAGACACTCGTCGGAGTGGGTCCCGAGAACATAAGGTACCTTGTGGAAGTAAGGGGAATAGGCATAGTGAACATAAAGGACCTTTTCGGAACCACCTGCGTTATGGAAAAAAGAGAAATTGACATGGTTATAGAACTTCACCAGTGGAATTCCGAAACGGAATACGATCGCCTTGGCTTGGACACGAAAACTTACTCCATACTCGACATAGAACTGCCGTACATGGTGCTGCCAGTGAGTCCGGGAAGAAACATGGCGTCCGTAATAGACGTGGCAGTGCGAAACCAGATACTTAAGGAAACTGGCAAGAAGATCGAGATTCCATCCGGCACTCGAGAATAA
- the leuC gene encoding 3-isopropylmalate dehydratase large subunit, with amino-acid sequence MAGKTLFDKIWESHLVHEEEGKPSLLYIDLHLVHEVTSPQAFEGLRITGREVRRPDLTFATMDHNVPTTDRSGPISDPISAKQIEALRQNCKDFEITLFGIRINNHSQGIVHVIGPELGLTKPGMTIVCGDSHTSTHGAFGALAFGIGTSEVEHVLATQCLRQNRPKVFEIRVEGERQYGVTAKDIILGIIGHIGTAGATGTVVEYRGEAIEALSMEERMTVCNMSIEGGARAGMIAPDQKTFEYVEGRRYAPKDGNYEKALEHWQTLRTDPDAVFDKSVTLDARKIAPQVSWGTNPGMVTDITSKVPDPRECEDSSKRKSMEQALEYMDLKANTPITDIHVDRVFIGSCTNSRMEDLLAVAKLVKGRKVADGVNAMVVPGSQLVKKKAEEMELHRIFTEAGFEWRESGCSMCLGMNPDILAPGERCASTSNRNFEGRQGKGGRTHLVSPIMAAAAAITGHFVDVRGWEIEKGT; translated from the coding sequence ATGGCAGGAAAAACTCTTTTTGACAAAATCTGGGAATCCCACCTCGTGCACGAAGAGGAAGGTAAACCGTCCCTTCTCTACATAGATCTTCACCTAGTTCACGAAGTTACCTCTCCCCAGGCGTTTGAAGGGCTGAGAATTACGGGACGAGAAGTAAGGAGACCGGACCTTACTTTCGCCACCATGGATCATAACGTACCGACCACCGACCGTAGCGGACCAATTTCGGATCCCATATCCGCAAAACAGATAGAAGCCCTGCGGCAAAACTGCAAGGATTTCGAAATAACGCTCTTCGGAATAAGAATAAACAACCACTCCCAAGGCATAGTGCACGTTATCGGGCCCGAACTCGGCCTTACAAAACCCGGGATGACCATAGTGTGCGGAGACAGCCACACTTCCACCCACGGAGCGTTCGGAGCACTCGCCTTCGGTATAGGAACAAGCGAAGTGGAGCATGTTCTGGCGACGCAGTGCTTAAGACAGAACCGCCCGAAGGTGTTTGAAATAAGGGTCGAGGGCGAACGCCAGTACGGGGTTACCGCAAAGGACATAATCCTGGGCATAATCGGACATATAGGAACCGCGGGGGCCACCGGGACCGTGGTCGAATACCGAGGAGAAGCGATAGAGGCACTTTCCATGGAAGAGAGGATGACGGTATGCAACATGTCGATAGAGGGAGGAGCAAGAGCCGGAATGATAGCGCCCGATCAAAAGACCTTCGAGTACGTAGAGGGCCGCCGGTACGCACCGAAAGATGGCAATTACGAAAAGGCCCTCGAACACTGGCAGACTCTCCGCACGGACCCCGACGCCGTTTTCGACAAATCAGTCACCCTTGACGCCCGCAAGATAGCTCCACAGGTAAGCTGGGGAACCAACCCAGGGATGGTAACGGACATAACTTCAAAAGTACCCGATCCAAGGGAGTGCGAAGACTCAAGCAAGAGAAAATCAATGGAACAGGCCCTTGAATACATGGACCTCAAGGCAAACACCCCGATAACGGACATACACGTTGACAGGGTGTTTATAGGTTCCTGCACGAATTCCAGAATGGAAGATCTGCTGGCGGTTGCGAAGCTCGTAAAAGGCAGGAAAGTAGCCGATGGAGTAAACGCAATGGTGGTTCCAGGTTCCCAGCTTGTAAAGAAAAAGGCAGAGGAAATGGAACTTCACAGGATATTTACCGAGGCCGGATTTGAGTGGCGCGAGTCGGGATGCAGCATGTGTCTTGGAATGAACCCAGACATATTGGCCCCAGGGGAAAGATGCGCCAGTACATCCAACAGAAATTTCGAGGGTCGCCAGGGAAAAGGGGGAAGAACCCATCTGGTAAGCCCCATAATGGCTGCCGCAGCAGCAATCACGGGACATTTTGTGGACGTGCGCGGCTGGGAAATAGAGAAGGGGACTTGA
- a CDS encoding HPF/RaiA family ribosome-associated protein — MKTDIITKNIPDKRRSEHFKRYAMKKMPKLQRYIDPDRHPSEAKIILSAEKLRNNAEITISSGPLKAAASVETEEMHSAIDKLFDTIIKQLRRRTDKQLSLRRRNVSKTPSAARVQRAETENNLRVDHQHLSPKPMSVGEALLQLDASEEDFVAFRNSETLEMNVVYKKADSKKVGLLTP, encoded by the coding sequence ATGAAAACCGATATCATCACGAAAAACATTCCCGACAAAAGAAGGTCGGAACATTTCAAACGTTACGCGATGAAGAAGATGCCAAAACTCCAGAGGTACATAGACCCAGATAGACATCCGTCAGAGGCGAAAATAATTCTTTCAGCGGAGAAACTCAGAAACAATGCGGAAATAACAATCAGCTCGGGGCCCCTAAAAGCAGCCGCTTCGGTAGAAACGGAGGAAATGCACTCAGCCATAGACAAGCTTTTCGACACGATCATAAAACAACTGCGGAGAAGAACAGATAAGCAGCTGAGCCTGAGAAGAAGAAACGTCTCGAAGACTCCTTCCGCCGCACGTGTGCAGAGGGCCGAGACGGAAAACAACCTGAGAGTAGATCACCAGCACCTAAGTCCCAAGCCCATGAGCGTTGGGGAAGCACTGCTGCAGCTTGACGCGTCCGAAGAGGATTTCGTGGCTTTCAGAAACAGCGAAACGCTTGAAATGAATGTCGTTTACAAAAAAGCCGATTCGAAAAAGGTAGGACTTCTTACACCCTGA
- a CDS encoding peptide ABC transporter substrate-binding protein, with protein MKYKKTFLVLAMIVAGLFIASCGDDDDDETLTILYWQAPTIANPYLAGGTKDVDASALILEPLANYDEEGRLVPRLAEEIPTVDSGGVSEDMTTITWKLKEGILWSDGTPLTVEDIIFTHRYLCSLPGTEDMCELVPIGNVDPVEDSPLSIKITFTAPVIYPYALFVGASSPILQKAQFANCVGEAAQECVTENLYPVGTGAYKITDFSISESDTETNSILTYEINEHFRVTDRLFPKVVIKGGGDAVTAAQAVLERGEADYAWNLQIDPQTLGALQEVGEGTVRPAFASLVEQLVVNFSNPDPDLGNRRSEWSEGNNPHPFLTDPAVRRALSLAIDRGHIAEQLYGAAGRAACNIIPAPLQYVSPNNQDCLTQDIEQARTLLEEAGWTPGADGIREKDGVRLEILYQTSTNSVRQGTQELIQGWWRDIGVEAELKSINAGVFFSSDPDNPDNLWRFYADVEMYGNGTSSIDPQNYLSNWLTTEIPGSENDWLGGNISRWSNQEYDDLYQELTRTPIGPDRENLVIRMNDMLIQNHVVIPLVDRAFVSAFSNSLKGVRVNGWDSELWNIHEWYRE; from the coding sequence ATGAAATACAAAAAAACCTTTTTAGTCTTGGCAATGATAGTTGCGGGACTCTTCATAGCTTCCTGTGGAGATGACGATGATGATGAGACCCTGACCATACTTTACTGGCAGGCCCCTACTATAGCCAATCCCTATCTTGCCGGCGGGACTAAGGATGTTGATGCTAGCGCTTTGATCCTAGAGCCCCTGGCGAACTATGATGAGGAAGGAAGGCTAGTACCTCGACTAGCCGAGGAAATTCCGACCGTGGATAGTGGCGGCGTATCAGAAGATATGACCACGATTACCTGGAAGCTTAAAGAAGGAATCCTTTGGTCCGACGGCACTCCCCTAACGGTCGAAGATATTATATTTACCCACAGGTACTTGTGTTCTCTGCCAGGAACAGAAGATATGTGTGAGCTCGTACCCATAGGGAATGTGGACCCTGTCGAGGATTCCCCGCTTAGCATCAAAATTACCTTCACTGCCCCTGTAATCTATCCATATGCCCTCTTTGTGGGAGCCTCTTCCCCTATTCTGCAAAAGGCGCAGTTTGCAAACTGCGTCGGTGAGGCAGCTCAGGAATGTGTTACGGAAAATCTATATCCAGTTGGGACAGGGGCCTATAAAATCACCGATTTCTCAATCAGTGAATCAGATACAGAAACTAACTCAATTCTTACTTATGAAATCAACGAACATTTCCGCGTAACCGACCGGCTATTCCCCAAAGTGGTAATAAAAGGTGGCGGGGATGCCGTCACTGCTGCACAGGCCGTCCTGGAAAGGGGTGAAGCTGACTACGCTTGGAATCTGCAAATAGACCCTCAAACTCTCGGGGCTTTGCAGGAAGTCGGCGAGGGAACAGTTCGACCGGCCTTTGCCTCACTTGTTGAACAATTGGTAGTAAACTTCTCCAATCCCGACCCAGATCTGGGAAACCGACGCTCCGAGTGGTCAGAAGGCAATAATCCTCATCCCTTCCTGACCGACCCGGCAGTGCGCAGGGCCTTGTCCTTAGCCATTGACCGCGGACATATCGCCGAGCAACTTTACGGTGCCGCGGGCAGGGCAGCCTGCAACATTATTCCAGCACCCCTCCAGTACGTTTCACCGAATAACCAGGACTGCCTGACCCAGGATATCGAGCAAGCAAGAACCCTGCTTGAAGAGGCCGGATGGACACCCGGCGCCGACGGTATCCGGGAAAAAGACGGAGTCCGCCTGGAAATTCTTTACCAGACCTCTACTAACTCGGTTCGCCAAGGTACTCAGGAACTGATTCAGGGATGGTGGAGGGATATAGGGGTGGAAGCCGAGTTGAAGAGCATTAACGCAGGTGTTTTCTTTAGCAGTGATCCGGATAACCCCGACAACCTCTGGAGATTTTATGCCGATGTTGAAATGTATGGCAACGGAACATCATCCATTGATCCGCAGAACTATTTGTCAAACTGGCTAACTACTGAGATTCCCGGCTCCGAAAATGACTGGTTGGGCGGCAACATATCTCGCTGGTCCAACCAGGAGTACGATGATCTCTATCAGGAACTGACGCGGACCCCTATCGGCCCGGACCGTGAAAACCTGGTCATTCGAATGAATGACATGTTGATTCAGAACCATGTAGTGATTCCCTTGGTTGACCGCGCTTTCGTCTCGGCTTTCAGCAACAGCCTAAAAGGAGTACGGGTAAACGGATGGGACTCCGAACTGTGGAATATCCACGAGTGGTACCGGGAGTAA
- the leuD gene encoding 3-isopropylmalate dehydratase small subunit — protein MEKLQKVSGKVAALDRMNVDTDQIIPKQFLKRIERTGFGDFLFFDWKYNDDGTLNEDFELNQTRYADACILLTRENFGSGSSREHAPWAIREAGFRVILAPSFADIFYNNCFKNSILPIALSKDRTDELFRIVLENEGYSLEVDLVEKSVTGEGISFSFEIDDFKRKVLLEGLDDISQTLELENSIEKYEKLFMNERDWVLPDERKSS, from the coding sequence ATGGAGAAACTTCAAAAGGTATCGGGAAAAGTAGCGGCTCTTGACAGAATGAACGTCGACACCGACCAGATAATCCCCAAGCAGTTCCTAAAACGCATCGAGAGAACGGGATTCGGAGACTTTCTGTTTTTCGACTGGAAATATAACGACGACGGGACCTTAAACGAGGATTTCGAACTCAACCAGACGAGGTACGCGGATGCGTGCATACTTCTGACCCGGGAAAATTTCGGAAGCGGAAGCTCCAGGGAACATGCTCCTTGGGCGATAAGGGAAGCGGGGTTCAGGGTAATTCTGGCTCCATCCTTTGCGGATATTTTCTATAACAACTGTTTTAAGAACTCGATACTCCCCATAGCCCTCTCCAAGGACAGAACGGATGAGTTGTTCCGCATTGTATTGGAGAATGAAGGTTATTCCCTTGAGGTTGATCTGGTTGAGAAATCCGTAACGGGGGAAGGGATAAGCTTTTCATTCGAGATAGACGATTTCAAAAGAAAAGTGCTTCTTGAAGGGCTTGATGACATATCGCAGACCCTTGAGTTAGAAAACAGCATAGAAAAGTATGAAAAGCTTTTCATGAACGAAAGAGATTGGGTTCTTCCTGACGAGCGGAAAAGCTCTTAA
- a CDS encoding PTS sugar transporter subunit IIA yields the protein MKISECLEKNSVFPELVSTTKPDVLRELSEKVADAVPRLNVQRLSETLVEREGLCSTAIDSGVAIPHVKLLDIPDITIAFARSETGVDFDSLDGEKTYLFAVLITPENCPTETRITLLARISKIFGQKLRQRGLRIFTTC from the coding sequence GTGAAAATCTCTGAATGCCTGGAGAAGAATTCCGTATTTCCCGAACTCGTTTCGACAACAAAACCGGACGTGCTGCGGGAGCTTTCGGAAAAAGTCGCAGACGCCGTGCCCAGGCTTAACGTGCAGAGGCTAAGCGAAACCCTAGTTGAACGAGAGGGACTGTGCAGCACAGCGATTGATTCCGGAGTGGCGATTCCACACGTAAAACTCCTCGATATTCCGGATATAACCATAGCTTTTGCCAGAAGCGAGACAGGGGTTGACTTCGACTCGCTAGACGGAGAAAAAACCTATCTTTTCGCCGTCTTGATAACTCCTGAGAACTGTCCCACGGAAACCCGGATAACCCTGCTTGCGCGGATATCCAAGATATTCGGACAAAAATTGCGTCAAAGGGGGCTTCGGATATTTACAACCTGCTGA
- the rapZ gene encoding RNase adapter RapZ: MERIIILSGLSGSGKSTAAKALEDLGFFCVDNMPPELLFSFIDLCGKSLTQIKKAVAVIDIRIPVKDTLYDFEKVLEKIRGSAERVDLVFLECSEETIVKRYKETRRIHPLGSEKTLAEGISEEKQILANIRELSDKRIDTSTLSVHDLKAIIAKIAGTTDKQTPLITLLSFGYRYGIPEDADLVFDVRFLKNPHFTESLRDLDGTSGEVVDFVMSDKASREFLEKLCSFLRFLIPKYSEEGKSYLTLGIGCTGGKHRSVVMADALGESLSEYSAIIRHRDINKL; the protein is encoded by the coding sequence ATGGAACGGATAATAATACTGAGCGGACTTTCCGGTTCGGGAAAAAGTACGGCGGCGAAAGCACTTGAAGATCTGGGCTTCTTCTGCGTCGACAACATGCCCCCCGAGCTTCTTTTCTCTTTTATCGACCTTTGCGGGAAATCTCTTACGCAGATAAAAAAAGCGGTCGCAGTCATTGATATACGGATACCGGTAAAAGATACGCTTTACGATTTCGAAAAAGTGCTGGAAAAGATAAGAGGGTCAGCTGAAAGGGTCGATCTTGTGTTTCTTGAATGCTCTGAAGAAACAATCGTTAAAAGATACAAGGAGACAAGGAGAATTCATCCGCTTGGAAGCGAGAAGACGCTTGCAGAAGGAATATCAGAGGAAAAGCAAATCCTGGCAAATATACGAGAGCTCTCGGACAAGCGCATAGACACAAGCACCCTCAGCGTTCACGACCTGAAAGCGATCATAGCAAAGATTGCCGGGACAACCGACAAGCAGACCCCTCTGATTACCCTTCTCTCTTTCGGCTACAGGTACGGAATTCCCGAAGACGCAGATCTGGTTTTCGACGTTCGGTTTCTGAAAAATCCCCACTTCACAGAATCCCTGAGGGATCTTGACGGAACCAGCGGTGAAGTCGTGGACTTTGTCATGTCGGATAAAGCTTCGCGGGAGTTTCTGGAGAAGCTGTGCTCTTTTCTGCGCTTTTTAATCCCGAAATATTCAGAGGAAGGAAAATCATATCTTACTCTGGGGATAGGCTGCACCGGAGGGAAGCACCGCTCCGTAGTCATGGCCGATGCTCTCGGCGAAAGCCTTTCCGAATATTCCGCCATTATTAGACACAGAGACATAAATAAGCTATAA
- the rpoN gene encoding RNA polymerase factor sigma-54 translates to MSGFGLAQTPNVAQKQKLILTQHLRLFLSLVQMNTVELREYLEEQLIENPALEEDPDSSLETEKEDPGESLLNELGPTETDYPAPEEFSAEISEETTWENQIPNQDSLFEHLHWQLSMTDFSERQKQIASLIIGNINEDGYLDIELEEIARLLDVEGSSEAGGNHAGEIIRVAEKIRTTFDPIGVGSRSLSECLAAQALDLGYERESALVRVVENHIDDLGRKDYEKICAELDINKEEVLEIETVITSLEPKPGRPYYIKDATRNIVPDFYVYKVGDDLQMQSNRSFPKLRISSYCKKILSDRANLTGETTDYLREKIEVAQRIVRCIEERETTIRKVMEKIVDEQREFFDHGSAHIKPLKLKDVADTVGIHESTVSRITSRKYIQCPQGIVELKKLFSRGVRSSNGQKISLEKIKSMIREIVNEEPAQCAFSDEDISRILSMKNVKVARRTVAKYRKILGIPSSSKRLSKEV, encoded by the coding sequence ATGAGCGGATTCGGTCTTGCGCAGACCCCCAACGTAGCACAGAAGCAAAAGCTCATACTCACCCAGCATCTCAGGCTTTTTCTAAGCCTGGTACAGATGAACACGGTTGAGCTCAGGGAGTACCTAGAGGAACAGCTCATAGAAAACCCCGCCTTGGAAGAAGATCCAGATTCATCTCTGGAAACGGAAAAAGAAGATCCGGGAGAATCTCTTCTAAATGAACTCGGCCCGACGGAAACCGACTATCCGGCACCCGAAGAGTTTTCTGCGGAAATAAGCGAGGAGACCACCTGGGAGAACCAGATTCCAAATCAGGATTCTTTGTTTGAGCACCTTCACTGGCAGCTGTCAATGACCGATTTTAGCGAGCGGCAAAAGCAGATAGCTTCGCTTATCATCGGTAACATAAACGAGGATGGATACCTTGATATTGAACTTGAAGAAATAGCAAGGCTGCTTGACGTAGAAGGCTCATCCGAGGCAGGCGGTAACCATGCGGGGGAGATAATACGGGTAGCAGAGAAGATACGCACCACGTTTGATCCCATCGGAGTCGGTTCCCGCTCCCTCTCCGAGTGTCTCGCCGCACAGGCTCTGGATCTCGGTTATGAAAGGGAAAGCGCTCTTGTGCGGGTGGTAGAAAACCATATCGACGATCTCGGCAGAAAAGACTACGAGAAGATCTGCGCCGAACTTGACATAAACAAGGAAGAGGTACTGGAAATTGAAACCGTAATAACCTCCCTTGAGCCAAAACCCGGACGACCTTATTACATTAAAGATGCGACTAGAAACATCGTTCCCGACTTCTACGTGTACAAGGTGGGAGATGACTTGCAGATGCAGTCAAATAGGAGTTTTCCGAAACTCAGAATAAGTTCCTACTGCAAAAAGATTCTCTCCGACCGTGCGAACCTAACGGGAGAAACCACGGACTATCTGCGGGAAAAAATCGAAGTGGCCCAGAGAATCGTCCGCTGCATCGAAGAGCGCGAGACTACAATACGCAAAGTTATGGAGAAAATCGTCGATGAGCAAAGGGAGTTTTTCGATCACGGCAGTGCTCACATAAAACCACTAAAGCTAAAGGACGTGGCTGACACCGTGGGCATTCATGAATCAACCGTGAGCCGTATAACAAGCAGAAAATACATACAATGCCCCCAAGGAATCGTAGAACTTAAAAAGCTTTTCTCAAGAGGAGTCCGCTCATCCAACGGACAAAAGATTTCGCTTGAGAAAATAAAATCAATGATCAGGGAAATAGTTAATGAAGAACCGGCTCAGTGTGCGTTCTCGGACGAAGATATATCCAGAATACTTTCTATGAAAAACGTAAAGGTTGCGAGAAGAACGGTTGCAAAATACAGAAAAATACTCGGCATACCCAGTTCATCAAAAAGACTCTCAAAGGAGGTTTGA
- a CDS encoding PTS fructose transporter subunit IIA, which translates to MFSIVVVTHGELAKELISAVNFILPEKPRVKMTAVSIDASKDSKDFEKKVRASVDTVDEGDGILLVTDMFGGTPSNISLMFLESGEMEVISGVNLPMLLKLGTIEEKTTLKEAVQLAAKAGRDNIIVASELLSKNG; encoded by the coding sequence ATGTTTTCCATAGTAGTGGTCACGCACGGAGAGCTCGCAAAGGAACTCATATCAGCCGTAAACTTTATTCTTCCTGAGAAACCCAGAGTCAAGATGACCGCGGTCTCAATAGACGCCTCAAAAGATTCCAAGGATTTTGAAAAAAAGGTAAGGGCCTCAGTCGATACCGTTGACGAGGGAGACGGAATACTGCTTGTAACGGACATGTTCGGGGGAACTCCTTCCAACATAAGCCTGATGTTTCTTGAGAGCGGCGAAATGGAAGTGATTTCAGGAGTAAACCTTCCAATGCTTTTAAAACTCGGCACCATTGAGGAAAAAACCACCCTCAAAGAAGCGGTGCAGCTCGCAGCCAAGGCGGGAAGAGACAACATAATAGTGGCGAGTGAACTTCTTAGTAAAAACGGTTAG
- a CDS encoding DUF2905 domain-containing protein, whose amino-acid sequence MNVSEAARIIIILGAMLIALGVILPYAAKLDFFGKLPGDIRIKRENFSFYFPIATCIVLSILLTLLGNLFFRK is encoded by the coding sequence GTGAACGTAAGCGAAGCCGCAAGAATCATAATCATTCTCGGTGCGATGCTAATAGCGCTCGGAGTCATACTGCCTTATGCGGCGAAACTTGATTTCTTCGGGAAACTTCCTGGAGATATAAGAATCAAAAGAGAAAATTTCAGTTTTTATTTTCCGATCGCAACCTGCATAGTGCTGAGCATCCTGCTCACGCTTCTGGGCAATCTTTTCTTCAGAAAATAA
- the eno gene encoding phosphopyruvate hydratase — protein MSKINEIRAREILDSRGNPTIEVEVNCSDGAFGRAMVPSGASTGEHEALELRDGEKHRYMGKGVLKAVENVHDIIAPRLEGLEVHNQELIDSTMIELDSTETKSRLGANSILGVSLASARAAANSRGTSFFSYLGGENADTLPVPLMNIINGGAHADNNLDFQEFMIVPHGFSTFREALRAGVETFHTLKSILSAKNLSTAVGDEGGFAPSLGSNEEALECIIEAIWKAGYSPSEQISIALDVASSEFFREGSYHVERKTVPVAGLMEIYEKWIKKYPIVSIEDPLDENDWEGWKTLTKKIGSDVQLVGDDLFVTNTKRLSDGIDSGLANSILIKVNQIGTLTETLEAIEMAKQAGYSYIISHRSGETEDSTIADIAVATNAGQIKTGSASRSDRIAKYNQLLRIEEELGEKARFGNEKTALWSS, from the coding sequence ACTGCTCAGACGGAGCCTTCGGTCGGGCGATGGTTCCCTCGGGAGCATCGACCGGAGAGCACGAAGCACTTGAGCTTCGGGACGGGGAGAAGCACAGGTATATGGGAAAGGGGGTTTTGAAGGCAGTAGAGAATGTCCACGACATAATAGCTCCGCGCCTTGAGGGCCTTGAGGTGCACAACCAAGAGCTGATAGACAGCACCATGATAGAGCTTGACTCGACGGAAACAAAGTCCCGTCTCGGAGCGAACTCCATTCTGGGCGTGTCACTTGCCTCGGCGAGGGCGGCTGCGAATTCCAGGGGAACCTCTTTTTTCAGCTATCTAGGAGGTGAAAATGCCGATACCCTCCCCGTACCGCTTATGAACATAATCAACGGCGGCGCTCATGCGGACAACAACCTTGATTTTCAGGAATTCATGATAGTTCCCCATGGTTTCTCCACTTTCCGGGAAGCCCTTCGGGCGGGAGTGGAAACCTTCCACACACTCAAATCCATACTCAGCGCCAAGAACCTCTCGACAGCCGTCGGAGACGAAGGAGGTTTTGCACCTTCCCTGGGATCGAACGAAGAGGCGCTCGAATGCATAATAGAAGCCATATGGAAAGCCGGATACAGCCCCTCGGAGCAGATATCAATAGCGCTTGACGTAGCTTCAAGCGAGTTCTTCCGCGAGGGAAGTTACCATGTGGAGCGAAAAACCGTACCGGTCGCCGGTTTAATGGAAATATACGAGAAGTGGATAAAAAAATACCCTATCGTTTCGATAGAAGATCCCCTGGATGAAAACGATTGGGAAGGCTGGAAGACGCTTACGAAAAAAATAGGCTCCGACGTACAGCTTGTCGGAGACGATCTTTTTGTAACGAACACAAAGAGACTCTCAGACGGAATAGATTCGGGCTTGGCAAACTCCATACTCATAAAGGTAAACCAAATAGGAACGCTTACCGAAACCCTCGAAGCTATTGAGATGGCCAAGCAGGCGGGTTATAGTTACATAATATCCCATCGCTCGGGAGAAACAGAAGACTCGACGATAGCGGATATTGCAGTTGCCACAAACGCCGGTCAGATAAAAACCGGGTCGGCATCCCGAAGCGACAGAATAGCAAAATACAACCAGCTTCTGCGCATAGAGGAGGAGCTTGGGGAAAAAGCGCGGTTCGGGAACGAAAAGACGGCGCTCTGGAGCAGTTAA